One genomic window of Leptospira johnsonii includes the following:
- a CDS encoding BrnT family toxin, translated as MEFEWDPAKNEENLRKHGIDFFEAQRAFLDPNRVITLDVTHSSDSEKRYYCFGLIDSHVSTVRFTVRTGKIRIFGAGYWRQGKKVYEKENKIH; from the coding sequence ATGGAATTCGAATGGGATCCTGCAAAGAATGAGGAAAATCTACGGAAACACGGAATTGATTTTTTTGAAGCTCAAAGAGCATTCTTGGATCCAAATAGGGTTATTACTTTAGATGTTACACATTCTTCAGATTCCGAAAAAAGATATTACTGCTTTGGTCTCATTGATTCGCATGTATCAACGGTAAGATTTACTGTTAGAACTGGTAAAATCAGAATTTTTGGGGCAGGTTATTGGAGGCAAGGTAAGAAAGTTTATGAAAAAGAAAATAAAATACACTGA
- a CDS encoding SH3 domain-containing protein — protein MTDAKFVIPQSGVFLREEASQNGRIITKIASEEEVRIVRKDSFDTINHNEGYWVFVKYKTFEGYLFDAHVGHWPKDSILKKTAKRYLGLEYSGSLPDLLEETHGSMITDDLSLSLLKNQKKSFIWLSETVGRIEQQAIFKVSDSIEIDSHYLQRYTEAFDGCYSKNGNDKDYYMALIDMHAKKGDDLQESYQKGFLERPAIISYKIDFQQKSLTLVANPNQILCKFQIDE, from the coding sequence ATGACTGATGCAAAATTTGTCATTCCTCAGTCGGGTGTATTCTTACGAGAAGAGGCTTCTCAAAATGGCAGAATTATTACCAAGATAGCAAGTGAAGAAGAAGTAAGGATCGTTAGGAAAGACTCGTTTGATACGATCAATCATAATGAAGGCTATTGGGTCTTCGTAAAATACAAGACTTTTGAAGGATATTTATTTGACGCCCATGTCGGACATTGGCCGAAGGATAGTATATTGAAGAAAACCGCTAAGCGGTATCTAGGGTTAGAATACTCGGGAAGCCTCCCAGATTTACTTGAAGAGACGCATGGGTCTATGATAACGGATGATCTTTCATTATCTCTTTTGAAAAATCAGAAGAAATCATTCATCTGGTTATCTGAAACTGTTGGACGAATAGAACAGCAGGCTATTTTCAAAGTGTCAGATTCGATCGAGATCGACTCTCACTATTTGCAAAGGTATACGGAAGCCTTTGATGGTTGTTACAGTAAGAACGGTAATGATAAAGATTATTATATGGCCCTTATCGATATGCATGCAAAGAAAGGCGATGATCTTCAAGAAAGTTACCAGAAGGGTTTTCTGGAGCGTCCAGCAATTATTAGCTATAAAATTGATTTTCAGCAGAAGTCTTTAACACTTGTTGCTAATCCAAATCAAATTTTGTGTAAATTTCAGATTGATGAATAA